The Oscillatoria acuminata PCC 6304 genomic interval TCCGGAGGCAATTCTAGGGGAATTTTACCTAACAATCCCTTGCGAAAATCATTGAGAATTTGCCGCGCCGCCCGTTCCACATCGCCTTCATATCGGGATTCGGCGAACCGATGGAGAAAATCTTCCCCCGTCATCGTGCGGGGGTCAAGTTTATAGCGCGATCGCAACGCATCCGGGGGCACCCATCCGGTCCCAATTTCCTCAATGTCTTTCACCATATCCACAAATGCCCATGCCACTCGTTGATTGTCATAAGCTGCCTCCCCAATATCATCACAAATGGCTAACTTTAAGGCAGCATCTTGGTCCTCTAACTTACTGGGAATCACCCCAGGGGCATCCAACAGTTCCAATTCATCGGAAATCCTGACCCAACGCAGTTGCTTAGTCACCCCTGCACGTCGGGCGCTTTCCACCACACGACGCCCAACCAAGCGATTAATCAACGCCGATTTGCCCACATTGGGAAATCCTATCACCACCGCCCGCACAGCGCGAGGGCGCATCCCGCGATCGAGACGACGTTGATTGAGAGCAATCCCCGCCTCCTTCGCCGCCTTAGATATCGCCTTTATCCCCGTGCCATCTTGAGCATTGGTAAAATAAGGCGTTTCTCCCTGACGTTGAAACCACAGATGCCAGCGATCGCGCAGGGGTGGCAAAATCGTATCCACCCGATTAATAATCAAAACTCGGCTTTTACTCCCCACCCACTGCGGCACCTGGGGATGATGGGTAGATAAAGGAATCCGCGCATCCCGGACCTCCAACACCACATCCACCAGCTTCAATTGTTCCGCCAGTTGTTTTTCCGCCTTAGAAATATGGCCGGGATACCATTGAATGTCAGGAGTTGTCATTGTTAAATACTTGATAAATGCAGGATGGGGGAGATGGGGAAGATGGGGAGGATAGGGGAGATGGGGGAGATAGGGGAGATAGGGAGGATTGGGGAGATAGGGAGGATTGGGGAGATAG includes:
- the ylqF gene encoding ribosome biogenesis GTPase YlqF; protein product: MTTPDIQWYPGHISKAEKQLAEQLKLVDVVLEVRDARIPLSTHHPQVPQWVGSKSRVLIINRVDTILPPLRDRWHLWFQRQGETPYFTNAQDGTGIKAISKAAKEAGIALNQRRLDRGMRPRAVRAVVIGFPNVGKSALINRLVGRRVVESARRAGVTKQLRWVRISDELELLDAPGVIPSKLEDQDAALKLAICDDIGEAAYDNQRVAWAFVDMVKDIEEIGTGWVPPDALRSRYKLDPRTMTGEDFLHRFAESRYEGDVERAARQILNDFRKGLLGKIPLELPPE